A stretch of the Lactuca sativa cultivar Salinas chromosome 9, Lsat_Salinas_v11, whole genome shotgun sequence genome encodes the following:
- the LOC128128873 gene encoding protein FAR1-RELATED SEQUENCE 5-like: MLDTISDDHNKQLINSNCKRTNCKAFVAFKAIPHSSEVYLWRFEQQHNHKLINQDCMHLSRAKRQLSVVDQAFIHKLSSAKVGATTAYRIMCVIKGGCEFVDGLEIDWKNFTRDINCHIGGTDANLLITKLQNRKENVTNFTYEYRCDKKQLNALFWADDTSKQNYELFGDVVSFDATYRTNMYCMVFVPFTSIDNHKRCVTFGAGLLCREDTNSYIWLLRSFLKCFGKAPIMVVTDQDPAMKKAIEIVSWETMNESDFKADFNSIVWDSKIAVNDFEMRWDALMVKYKLQDNKWMKDMFDLRSSWIPAYFKDVPMSGLMRTTSRSESENSAFNRAKE, from the exons ATGTTAGACACAATTAGTGATGATCATAATAAGCAATTGATAAATAGTAATTGTAAACGCACAAATTGCAAAGCTTTTGTTGCATTCAAAGCTATACCACATTCTTCAGAAGTTTACCTGTGGCGCTTTGAACAACAACACAACCACAAATTGATCAATCAAGATTGTATGCATCTTTCAAGAGCTAAACGTCAGTTGAGTGTTGTTGATCAAGCTTTTATACATAAGCTTTCGAGTGCAAAGGTGGGGGCAACTACAGCATATAGAATAATGTGTGTTATAAAAGGAGGATGTGAATTTGTTGATGGACTAGAGATAGATTGGAAAAATTTTACAAGGGATATAAATTGTCACATCGGGGGAACTGATGCAAATTTGTTGATTACAAAGCTTCAGAATCGTAAAGAGAATGTTACAAATTTTACATACGAATACAGATGTGACAAGAAGCAGTTAAATGCTCTCTTTTGGGCTGATGACACTTCAAAACAAAACTATGAGTTATTTGGGGACGTTGTTTCGTTTGATGCAACATATCGTACAAACAT gtATTGTATGGTATTTGTACCTTTTACTAGCATTGATAATCACAAAAGGTGCGTCACTTTTGGAGCTGGTTTGTTGTGTAGAGAAGATACAAATTCCTATATTTGGTTACTTCGGTCATTCTTGAAGTGTTTTGGAAAAGCACCAATCATGGTCGTGACCGATCAAGATCCAGCAATGAAAAAAGCTATTGAGATA GTAAGCTGGGAAACAATGAATGAATCAGATTTTAAGGCGGACTTCAATAGTATAGTATGGGACTCCAAAATTGCTGTCAATGATTTTGAAATGAGATGGGATGCATTAATGGTAAAATATAAGTTGCAAGACAATAAATGGATGAAAGATATGTTTGATTTGAGAAGCAGTTGGATTCCAGCCTATTTTAAAGATGTACCGATGTCAGGTCTAATGAGAACAACTTCTCGGTCAGAAAGTGAGAATTCAGCATTCAATAGG GCAAAGGAATAA